In the genome of Anabaena cylindrica PCC 7122, the window ATTAAAAAAGGAAATAATTTATTTCATAGCTTCACTAATTTCTCAGTGCCAATCGGTGGTTCTGCTATTTTTGATTTAGTTAATACGCCCGATATTACAACTATATTTAGTCGAGTAACTGGTGGAAATATTTCCCATATTGATGGCTTGATTCAGACTCTTAACGGTAATAATCCTGCCAGTTTATTTTTGATGAATCCCAACGGAATTGTATTTGGTCAAAATGCCAGCTTGAATATTGGTGGATCGTTTGTGGGGACGACGGCGAATAGTATTAAGTTTAGCGATGGGGTAGAATTTAGTGCTGATAATGCTTTCATAATGCCCTTGCTGACTATGAGTGTACCTGTGGGTTTACAAATGGGCAGTAATCCTGGTGCAATTACAATATCAGGAACAGGACATAAATTCACCTCTTTCGGTGCAGCAATTAACGGCACTATTAGTACGGAGAAATTAAGCGTAGAACAGGGAAAAACATTAGCATTAGTTGGTGGAGATATTACTCTAGATGGGGCAGTTTTAACTGCTGAACAGGGAAGAATTGAATTAGGAAGCTTGAATGGCAGGGAATTTGTAAATCTTCAGCTACTAGAACAAGGTTTGACATTGAACTATGCTCAAGTGTCAAATTTAGGAAATATTCACCTCTCAAAAAAGTCATTGCTGGATACTAGTGGTAGTCCATCTGGTCATATTCAGCTACAAGCAAAAAAAATAAGCATTGCAGAAGGTTCATTAGTTTTAACCCAAAACAAGGGAAGCCACGCGGGGGGAATGCTTAATGTCAATGCAACCGAATTGTTAGAAATTTCTGGCTACCTGCCAACAGTGGGAATTCGTACCAGTCTACTGAGTGAAGCATTAGGAACCGGAACTAGCGGAGATATTAGGGTTTCTACTAAACGCTTAGTTATTAAAGATGGTGCTGGAATTGATAACAACACTTATGGTCAAGGTAATAGTGGCAGCATTAATATTAATGCCTCTGAGTCAATTCAAGTTAAAGACTATGACCCAGCTAATGCTTTCTCGACTATCTCATCAACAACATCGTCTACAGGAGTAGGTGGAAATGTGACTGTTTCAACCCCAGATTTATTAGTAGTTAATGGTGCTGTTGTTGGTAGCATTACTACGGGTAATGGCGCTGGTGGTAACTTAGTAATTAATGCTGATCATATTCAAGTGAGCGGAAATAATACTCCTGGTGTTACGGCTTTGTCTACAGCTAGTTTAGTCGCGGGGAATGCGGGTAATTTGACTATCAATACAAACAAATTAATAGTTGATAACAGCGGCGCGGTGACTAGTTCTAGTGTGGGTCAGGGTAATGCTGGTGATATCAAGATTAATGCTTTGGAATCGATTGAGATCACGGGAAATTTACCAAAAGCAGAAAATCCCAGTCAAATTAGGTCAGTAGTTAAAAGTCCTAGCGCTTTTGCACAAAGTTTTTTTAATATTCCTGCAACTCCTCAAGGCGACGGTGGAAATATATATATTAATACTCCATCTCTCAAGATTAATAATCAAGCATCAGTTACAGTGACAAATCACGGGATTGGAGATTCTGGGACAATAAATATTAATGCGGGATACGTATTACTAGATCGCAATGCTGGTATTACTGCCAGTACAAATTCTGGTGAAGGAGGTAATATTTCCCTAAAGTTGGAAAATTTCCTATTAATGCGTAATAACAGTTTAATTGACACAGAAGCTAAAGGCTTAGGCAATGGTGGTAATATTACTATTAATTCTCCCATCATTGTCGGATTAGAAAATAGTGATATCGTCGCCAATGCAGTCCAAGGTAATGGCGGTAATATTAACATCACAACCCAAGGCGTATTCGGGTTAAAGTACCGCAACGAACTCACTTCGGAAAACGATATTACAGCGAGTTCTCAATTTGGTGTTAATGGTACTGTGCAAATTAATAATTTTGGCGTTGACCCCAGTTCTGGGTTAGTGGAATTACCAGAGAATGTGACAGACTCATCACAACAAATAGTTACAGGTTGTTCTCATGATACTGGCAGCAGTTTTGTCGCCACGGGACGAGGTGGGATACCTCAAAATCCCACTCAGGATGTGAGGAACAATCCTACTTGGTCAGATATCCGTGACATCTTTGCATATCATGGAAATATTGCATCAGCCCAAATACCCCAATCTCCAAAAACTTTGATTTCAGCTACTTCTTGGCATCGTAACACCCAAGGCAAAATTGAGTTAATTGCCGATCAATCTCCCATCCAGGTACAACAATTATTAACCTGTGCTGCTGTTCCTAAAAGTTAGTCATGTTATAAAAGAAGTCATTTAGGGAACAAAAAGTTGAAATCAAGTATAGGAAATTGTTAGCCATGAAAGTTGCACCCTTTCTATTGATTTTAACAACTGGGTTATTAACTCCAGAAATCATGCTCACAGCAATATTTCTATGGAGTTGCGGTGCATTGGCAAAGCCGACCGTAGGTATCGCTCAAGTCACATCTGATGGTACTACTAACACCATCGTTAACCCCAGTGGTAATAATTTCAATATCCTTAATGGTATTGAAAAAAGTAATAACTTGTTCCACAGTTTCAGCAATTTTTCAGTGCCTACAGGTGGTTCAGCAAAATTTGATTTAACCAATACGCCAAATATTACAACTATATTTAGCCGGGTGACAGGTGGTAATATTTCTAACATTGATGGTGAAATCAGTGCCAACGGTAGCGCGAACTTATTTTTAATCAATCCAGCCGGGATTATATTTGGCAAAGATGCCTCACTGAATATAGGTGGTTCATTTGTGGGAACGACTGCCAATAGTATTAAATTTGCTGATGGGACAGAATTTAGTGCTGTTAACCCGATGGCAACAACATTATTAACCATGAGTGTACCCATCGGTTTACAAATGGGGAGAAGTTCAGGAGATATTCAAGTTGAAGGTGTAGGCAATAGCACTAATATCACACGTATCGGACTTTCCCTACTAAACATCACAACACCAACTACAGGGTTACAGGTTAAATCTGGTAATACGCTGTCTTTGGTTGCGAGTAACGTTACTATAGATGGTGGTTTACTGATAGCCAACTCTGGGAAAGTTGAATTAGGGGCGTTAAGCAATGGACAGTGGTTGCTAGGAGAAAACAATCAACTTGCGACTGTTAGCACAACTCCAACTACAGAATTTGGGGATATTCAACTCCGTGCTGGTTCACTAGTGAATGTGAGTGGTATCAATGCAGGTTTTGTGCAGTTAAATGGTGGAAATATAACCTTGCAAGATGGTTCAGTAATTGCTGGGCAGAACTTTGGTCAGCAACTCGGTGGCAACATTCAAATCATTGGTAGTGAATCTCTCTCAATTATTGGTGCTACGTCTACTATTCCCAGCCAAATTACAACTCAAGCCTTGGGCTTGGGTAAAGGTGGTGATATTAATCTTTCTGCACCTCAAATCATGCTGCAAAATGGTGGGATTGTCGCTGCCAACACTTTCAGTGCTGCCTCTAGTGGTACACTCAGCATTAATGCTCCGCTCTCTGTTCAACTCACAGGGACTTCACCATTCGACCCCTCTGCCTTGAGCGCATTGACAACTACAACCTTTAGTCAGGGTAACGCTGGCTCACTTACCCTCTCAACAGGCACCCTGACTGTTCGAGGTGGCGCACAAATTACCTCTACAACTTTAGGATTTGGTAATGCAGGTCAAGTGAGTGTGAATGCAACCGAACTAATTGACTTGGCAGGAACGTCTCTAGTATCGAATAGTGCGATCGTCTCAACTTCCTTTGGTGCAGGAGATGGCGGTACCACCATCATCAATACACCTAAACTCAGACTCGATAATGGTGGTGCTATTATCACTACAGCTTTTTCTAGTGGTAATGCAGGTAAAATCATCATTAATGCCGAAGATGCCATTGAGATGGCGAATTCTCAACAGCTAGACCTGAATACTGCCAATAGCAATTTCGTTAATACTCAGATCACTTCTAGTGTTACTGCTGCACCAGCGATACTCCAACTAATTTTAGGACTTCCTGAAAAAGCAACGGGTAATGCTGGATCTGTGTCGATCAACACCTCGACATTAAATATGGACAAGGGTGCTGTCATTTCTGTGGAAAACCGCCAAACAGGCGAAGGAGGACAACTAGAAATCACTGCGGATTTTGTGACTTTGAAGAATAGCTCCAGAATTAGTGCCTTAACAACATCAGGTAATGGCGGTGATATCAATCTCGATATTCAGAAAGCTTTGTTATTAAGTCAGAGTAGTCAAATTTCAACCACAGCAGGAGGCTTGGGAAATGGTGGCAATATCACTATCAGTTCTCCAATAATTTTAGGATTAGAAAATAGCGATATCATCGCTAATGCCGCCCAAGGTCGGGGGGGGAACATTCAAATCAGCACTCAAGGCATTATTGCTCTGGAATACCGTAATACTCTCACCCCCAGAGCAGACTTGACTAATGACATTACAGCTAGTTCCCAATTTGGACTTAGTGGCACAGTAGACATTAATAATTTTGGAGTTGACCCCAGTTCTGGTTTAGTGGAATTACCAGAGAATGTGACAGACTCATCAAAACAAATAGCGACAGGTTGTTTTGATAATACTGGCAGCAGTTTTGTGGCCACAGGACGGGGTGGATTACCACAAAATCCCAATCAACAAACCAGACGCAATGTCTACGATAGTCTACACCTAAGCACTTGGTCTGATATCCGCGACATCTCTGCATATCGTGGAAATAGTGCATCAGCACAAATACCCCAATCGGCCAAATCTCTGATCTCAGCTACCTCTTGGCATCGTAACACGATCGGCAAAATTGAGTTAATTGCAGATAAATCTCCCATTCAGGTGCAACAATCATTAACCTGTGCTGCTGTTCCTAAAAGTTAGTCATGTTATAAAAAAGTTTATTTAGGGAACAATAAGTTTAAGAGCCTTCGGGCGAGGTAGAGAGCAGGAGGCAGAAGGGAAAATTTTTAACCCACATTCCGCAGATGTGACTCAGATTATTGATATTTTTGAAAAATTCCAGCCAGGAAAATTTTATCTACCTAATTTTTCTGGCTGAATTTAACTTTATTTGCCAAAAGATAGAGCTTATTACAGCAGTTTGCGATCAAACCCACCACAAAAATAGCTATCTAAATAGGCTCAAAAAATAAGCCACAATGATTAAACCAGTTGAGCGCATTTTCATCAGTAATAGCATTAATAGCTACGGTAATAGCTTCATCCAGAGCATCTAATGTGCGAGCTTTAGCAGAACGAAGAATTCCTTTTAATTTTGACCAACATAACTCAATTGGAGATAAATCAGGTGAGTAGGGAGGTAAAAATTTAATAGACGCGCCAACAGATTCTATTAAAGATTTTGCAGTTAAAGCATAATGTACAGGTAAATTATCCATAACTACAATTGCTCCAATCCACAACTGAGGTAGTAATATTTGTTCAATAAAAACTAAAAAACTATCACTGTTTAAACTACCAGGAAAAGTCATAGTAGCGATTAAGCCTTCATCGCTCATAGCTCCAATTAACGTGATATTTTGTCCTTTATTTCCAGGGCGATCATCATAAACTCTGATTCCACCTTCACCTCTACCATAGTGTCGTGTCATAGCCAGATTTATACCTGTTTCATCAATGAATATGAGGTTTTTGATATCTATAGTATCTAGCCAAAGCCGAAATTCATAGCGCAATTTTTGTACTCTTTCTGAACCTTGCTCAGTGGCTACTAAACTTTTTTTTACGGTTTAGATTTAAGCGGTTCAGAGTCCGTGACAAGCTTGATACACTTACCTCTATTCCTTTACTCTCTTTGATTATTTCCTGAATTTCCCGCAAATATATATCACTTTTCTCCGTGACTATTTTCTTTAACAATTCTTGATTTTCACCTTTAATTTTCGAGCGCCTATCTCCTCCTTGAGGAAGAGCAGTTATTTCCGATGTCTCTCGATATCGACGCAAAAAGTCACGGATGAAGGATAAACTAACTTTGAATCGTTCCGCCAATTCTCTTTGTGTACCTTCTTTATTTTCCCAGGCACTTAATATCTTTTGTCTTAGGTCTATCGAATATGGGGCCATTTCTCAATTATCTTCTTTTTTTACATCTTTACAATTTTACCATTCTTGTGGCGGGTTTGATCTCAAATTGCTGTAAGTAAGTTAATTTCACAAGTTTTTAAAATAGATTCTCTCTCTCAATTAAAGTAGTCATTTTCGGTAAAATAAACATGACAATTAAAGCCAAGAATATTTCCGTCTTCGCTAAAAACTTCTATTTACTACTTTTACCCTTGAACTTTCTACATCTTTTAGGTCAAATAAACCACATCAAGTAATTAGATAATATTTACTACAACTCTTTCCTAAATATCTGACAATCTTTTCACGTTCCTCCGTTAAATTGCTCATTTGTTTCTGTCCATTTATGATTACCAAATGTACAGCCTGAAACATCTGAAATACCCACCTCATTGTCGGTTTATTTGTGATTTTCTTAACTTGATTTCTAATCCCATCATCAAATTTAGCTAATTCTTGCCTTAATTTTCTTTGGGCAAGGTTATAGACTAACAAACACAATCCCATTATCATTGCTATTGCTTCTACTCTTTCCGGGGTTTTGACAAATACGCTTGATGTAAAAAACAATGGGTCTTTTAAAAATCTAAATCCTCTTTCGTTAGATTGTTGAGCTTTGTATTCTTCTAATACTTTCTCATCACTCAATTCATTTCTATCTAATACATTCGTTGCTAATATAAATCT includes:
- a CDS encoding beta strand repeat-containing protein; protein product: MKNLRRYSIWSLKKILSIFTTGLFFSSMVSPVIAEVISDGTTNTIVNLNGNNFNILNGIKKGNNLFHSFTNFSVPIGGSAIFDLVNTPDITTIFSRVTGGNISHIDGLIQTLNGNNPASLFLMNPNGIVFGQNASLNIGGSFVGTTANSIKFSDGVEFSADNAFIMPLLTMSVPVGLQMGSNPGAITISGTGHKFTSFGAAINGTISTEKLSVEQGKTLALVGGDITLDGAVLTAEQGRIELGSLNGREFVNLQLLEQGLTLNYAQVSNLGNIHLSKKSLLDTSGSPSGHIQLQAKKISIAEGSLVLTQNKGSHAGGMLNVNATELLEISGYLPTVGIRTSLLSEALGTGTSGDIRVSTKRLVIKDGAGIDNNTYGQGNSGSININASESIQVKDYDPANAFSTISSTTSSTGVGGNVTVSTPDLLVVNGAVVGSITTGNGAGGNLVINADHIQVSGNNTPGVTALSTASLVAGNAGNLTINTNKLIVDNSGAVTSSSVGQGNAGDIKINALESIEITGNLPKAENPSQIRSVVKSPSAFAQSFFNIPATPQGDGGNIYINTPSLKINNQASVTVTNHGIGDSGTININAGYVLLDRNAGITASTNSGEGGNISLKLENFLLMRNNSLIDTEAKGLGNGGNITINSPIIVGLENSDIVANAVQGNGGNINITTQGVFGLKYRNELTSENDITASSQFGVNGTVQINNFGVDPSSGLVELPENVTDSSQQIVTGCSHDTGSSFVATGRGGIPQNPTQDVRNNPTWSDIRDIFAYHGNIASAQIPQSPKTLISATSWHRNTQGKIELIADQSPIQVQQLLTCAAVPKS
- a CDS encoding filamentous hemagglutinin N-terminal domain-containing protein, which codes for MKVAPFLLILTTGLLTPEIMLTAIFLWSCGALAKPTVGIAQVTSDGTTNTIVNPSGNNFNILNGIEKSNNLFHSFSNFSVPTGGSAKFDLTNTPNITTIFSRVTGGNISNIDGEISANGSANLFLINPAGIIFGKDASLNIGGSFVGTTANSIKFADGTEFSAVNPMATTLLTMSVPIGLQMGRSSGDIQVEGVGNSTNITRIGLSLLNITTPTTGLQVKSGNTLSLVASNVTIDGGLLIANSGKVELGALSNGQWLLGENNQLATVSTTPTTEFGDIQLRAGSLVNVSGINAGFVQLNGGNITLQDGSVIAGQNFGQQLGGNIQIIGSESLSIIGATSTIPSQITTQALGLGKGGDINLSAPQIMLQNGGIVAANTFSAASSGTLSINAPLSVQLTGTSPFDPSALSALTTTTFSQGNAGSLTLSTGTLTVRGGAQITSTTLGFGNAGQVSVNATELIDLAGTSLVSNSAIVSTSFGAGDGGTTIINTPKLRLDNGGAIITTAFSSGNAGKIIINAEDAIEMANSQQLDLNTANSNFVNTQITSSVTAAPAILQLILGLPEKATGNAGSVSINTSTLNMDKGAVISVENRQTGEGGQLEITADFVTLKNSSRISALTTSGNGGDINLDIQKALLLSQSSQISTTAGGLGNGGNITISSPIILGLENSDIIANAAQGRGGNIQISTQGIIALEYRNTLTPRADLTNDITASSQFGLSGTVDINNFGVDPSSGLVELPENVTDSSKQIATGCFDNTGSSFVATGRGGLPQNPNQQTRRNVYDSLHLSTWSDIRDISAYRGNSASAQIPQSAKSLISATSWHRNTIGKIELIADKSPIQVQQSLTCAAVPKS
- a CDS encoding helix-turn-helix domain-containing protein; amino-acid sequence: MAPYSIDLRQKILSAWENKEGTQRELAERFKVSLSFIRDFLRRYRETSEITALPQGGDRRSKIKGENQELLKKIVTEKSDIYLREIQEIIKESKGIEVSVSSLSRTLNRLNLNRKKKFSSH